The Rhineura floridana isolate rRhiFlo1 chromosome 8, rRhiFlo1.hap2, whole genome shotgun sequence genome includes a region encoding these proteins:
- the LOC133390900 gene encoding uncharacterized protein LOC133390900 codes for MPDGATAQALSCGSTAQAPDSGTPRGSAVRRTALPAQQQCPSGFPAGAGGLNSGKVGYNMQITKSPDCSPSLTLTQVIILNHPGQLSAGYTPVLDCHTAHISSKFAELREKIDRRSGKKLEDDPKALKSGDAAIVQMIPGKPMCVESFSEYPPPSWNDRANTTETNETG; via the exons ATGCCAGATGGCGCAACTGCGCAGGCACTGAGCTGCGGCAGCACCGCGCAGGCGCCAGATTCAGGAACACCAAGAGGGTCAGCAGTGCGTCGGACAGCACTCCCAGCGCAGCAGCAGTGTCCTTCAGGGTTTCCAGCAGGGGCTGGAGGCTTGAACTCTGGCAAAGTAGGATATAATATGCAGATCACCAA AAGTCCTGATTGTTCTCCTTCCTTGACCTTGACACAGGTGATCATCTTGAACCATCCAGGCCAGCTCTCGGCAGGCTACACCCCAGTGCTGGATTGCCACACAGCCCATATCTCCAGTAAGTTTGCTGAGCTGAGGGAGAAGATTGATCGCAGGTCTGGCAAGAAGCTGGAGGATGACCCCAAAGCTCTGAAATCTGGAGATGCAGCCATTGTCCAGATGATCCCTGGCAAGCCCATGTGTGTGGAGAGCTTCTCTGAATATCCCCCTCCCTCTTG GAATGACAGAGCAAATACAACTGAAACCAATGAAACTGGATAA
- the LOC133390193 gene encoding uncharacterized protein LOC133390193, producing the protein MTVGIISLIYETCEGGTMVWIFLIGMWGGFILAHTAEHENSILNLMQKVVKEFNFTNCWVCIHAGGNSAYLLPFRPLPLTAYGHVYNESVLHVQHGNANNTWKTYNFTTRNNWYSVVPKLGTWCFQREPRRGETSIPVGTSKCSFTLKWHPTPFWDKGLDCTRYKGLWNSTHLNGMQGLPRTEDECWDAPNYLRMCRYLNSTSLYFDNLQTLQWVMANGTGMNGFKESWFEPGPFCQALAKTLSCQRNDTGPMLCSHKNSGAWYAREWFDSPFSGGWYDPKKDRGPPLSFLNGSRPWDKGPFPKGIKARLGHHFVCGSRAYKELPANWTGTCYVALLLPPISIHRNESNLKIYGPVHQRVARAVKIGGLCGYLHVSECCVLADDNGDTLEQLVRRMKEVAYVGPQTWNGWDWNWMTNWLLNMGWLRSVVMILCVVLFC; encoded by the coding sequence ATGACCGTAGGGATTATTTCTTTGATTTATGAGACCTGTGAAGGTGGAACCATGGTTTGGATATTTCTAATTGGGATGTGGGGAGGTTTTATCCTGGCCCACACAGCGGAACATGAGAATTCAATCTTAAATTTGATGCAAAAGGTGGTAAAGGAATTTAATTTCACAAATTGTTGGGTGTGCATTCATGCAGGTGGGAATAGTGCTTACCTTCTCCCCTTTAGACCCCTGCCTTTAACAGCCTATGGACATGTGTACAATGAATCTGTTCTACATGTGCAGCATGGAAATGCTAATAACACTTGGAAAACATATAACTTCACCACAAGAAATAATTGGTATTCGGTGGTCCCCAAACTTGGGACATGGTGCTTCCAAAGAGAACCACGTAGAGGTGAGACCAGCATACCAGTTGGGACATCTAAATGTTCCTTTACTCTTAAATGGCATCCAACACCGTTTTGGGATAAAGGTCTCGATTGTACTCGTTATAAAGGGCTATGGAATAGTACTCACCTAAATGGCATGCAAGGCCTGCCTAGAACAGAAGATGAATGTTGGGACGCTCCAAATTACTTACGTATGTGTAGGTATTTGAATTCAACCTCATTATATTTTGACAATCTTCAAACTCTGCAATGGGTAATGGCAAATGGCACAGGAATGAATGGGTTTAAGGAGTCATGGTTTGAGCCAGGGCCATTTTGTCAAGCCCTAGCCAAAACATTATCATGCCAAAGAAATGATACCGGACCAATGCTCTGTTCACACAAGAATAGTGGAGCATGGTATGCTAGAGAATGGTTTGATAGCCCTTTTTCTGGAGGATGGTATGACCCGAAGAAAGACCGAggacctcctctttcattccttaATGGATCTCGACCCTGGGATAAGGGACCATTCCCCAAGGGCATAAAAGCTAGATTGGGACATCATTTTGTTTGCGGCTCTAGGGCATATAAAGAACTCCCAGCCAATTGGACTGGAACTTGTTATGTGGCCCTATTACTCCCACCAATATCCATACATCGTAATGAGTCCAATCTTAAAATCTATGGTCCAGTCCATCAGAGGGTAGCACGAGCTGTGAAGATAGGAGGACTCTGTGGGTATTTACATGTCTCAGAATGTTGTGTACTTGCTGATGACAATGGAGACACCTTGGAACAACTTGTGAGAAGGATGAAGGAAGTGGCATATGTTGGACCACAGACATGGAATGGGTGGGACTGGAATTGGATGACCAATTGGCTGCTTAATATGGGATGGTTAAGAAGTGTGGTCATGATTTtatgtgtggttttgttttgctAA